CACACGACAGACCTCTCCCACTTGACCCTTCAGAACCTTACAACATAGCAAAAGCTGTTGAGATGCTAAGTCTTGATTATGTTGTGATAACATCTGTCAACAGGGACGATCTTCCTGATGGAGGAGCATCACATTTTGCAAAAACAGTAAAGGCTGTAAAACAACAAAAACCTGACTGCTCTGTAGAGGTTCTGATACCTGACTTTCTGGGAAGTATAGATGCATTAAAAACCGTTGTTGAAGCAAAACCTGATGTTATAAACCATAACATAGAAACTGTCCCAAGACTTTTCCCTGTGGTAAGACACAGGGGAGATTACTCAAGATCATTATCAGTAATAAAATGGATAAAACAGCTGGACAAAAATATCCTGACTAAATCCGGTATTATGGTTGGTCTTGGAGAAGAGACAGATGAGGTGATCAGTGTGATGGAGGATCTTTTTAATGCTGGCTGTGAGATACTGACTGTAGGACAGTATTTAAGACCTTCCAAAAATCACCACCCTGTTGTCAAATACTACTCAGATGAGGAGTTTAAGATGTTTGAGGATATAGGATACAAAATTGGTTTCAAACAGGTGTTCAGCGGTAA
This portion of the Persephonella sp. genome encodes:
- the lipA gene encoding lipoyl synthase, coding for MKPKVKSFLTEDVTKMKAMLRMLNLHTVCEEASCPNIGDCFGRKTATFMIMGDRCTRKCSYCNVSHDRPLPLDPSEPYNIAKAVEMLSLDYVVITSVNRDDLPDGGASHFAKTVKAVKQQKPDCSVEVLIPDFLGSIDALKTVVEAKPDVINHNIETVPRLFPVVRHRGDYSRSLSVIKWIKQLDKNILTKSGIMVGLGEETDEVISVMEDLFNAGCEILTVGQYLRPSKNHHPVVKYYSDEEFKMFEDIGYKIGFKQVFSGKLVRSSFHAKDVYERLK